Proteins encoded within one genomic window of Pantoea eucalypti:
- a CDS encoding GNAT family N-acetyltransferase: protein MSSPILFRADRPAGQFTLRPILERDASLIHSWVTRDYARFWGMQQQSLEQVAAFYQTLTASNPHAALIGCCNDKPICLIECYRARDDEVGTFYPAAPDDYGMHILIAPASQPIKAFSWQVFTLVMDYMFSRPEVNRVVVEPDVRNEKIHVLNKRAGFRYQHTIDMGHKTAWLAFCQRDDYQHALLQESQTMNTSASLTDGTHLTGDNWTQANRMLIRKAIAEFTHEKIITPQASQDGSYQLAVPGGEATYHFQAARLALDHWEIDAKSLRKQENGRDLPLDALKFIVEFNGEIGIPQALLATYMEEISSTLCSSVYKLQKNNPDSQALVSADFQTVEAAMTEGHPCFVANNGRIGFDAQDYLAYAPEAAAPVHLIWVAVHRRNAHFSSLSGLSYEQLMRDELGDTTLEHFNTQLVNKGRAVEDYILMPVHPWQWQNKLLTVFAADIANHDIVYLGSGDDAYQAQQSIRTFFNRSQPSKRYVKTALSVLNMGFMRGLSPYYMATTPAINGWLEQLVAGDAWLQRCDFRILREVASVGYHNRYYEQAIKGDSAYKKMFAALWRDNPAASLQPGQRLMTMASFLHVDHHQQALLPALIADSGLPAKQWIDRYLTCYLSPLLHCFYQHDLVFMPHGENLIMLLENNVPVSAYMKDIGEEIAVMNPDAVLPEGVQRLAVDVPENLKLLSIFTDVFDCIFRFISAILHQSGTLPEEDFWQTVAQCVKDYQQAHPEHATKFARYDMFAPEFTRSCLNRLQLANNQQMINLADPAENLKFAGTLVNPIARWR, encoded by the coding sequence ATGAGTTCACCAATACTGTTCAGGGCCGATCGTCCCGCAGGCCAGTTTACCCTGAGACCGATCCTTGAGCGCGATGCGTCACTCATCCACAGCTGGGTCACCCGTGATTACGCGCGCTTCTGGGGCATGCAGCAGCAGAGTCTGGAACAGGTCGCGGCGTTTTATCAGACGCTGACCGCATCCAATCCTCATGCCGCGCTGATTGGCTGCTGCAATGACAAGCCCATCTGCCTGATTGAGTGTTATCGCGCCCGCGACGACGAGGTCGGCACGTTTTATCCGGCCGCGCCTGATGATTACGGCATGCACATTCTGATTGCCCCGGCCAGCCAGCCAATCAAAGCCTTTAGCTGGCAGGTCTTCACGCTGGTGATGGACTACATGTTCAGCCGCCCCGAGGTAAACCGTGTCGTGGTAGAGCCGGACGTACGCAATGAAAAAATCCACGTGCTGAATAAACGCGCCGGATTCCGCTATCAGCACACCATCGACATGGGCCATAAAACCGCCTGGCTGGCCTTTTGCCAGCGGGACGATTATCAACACGCGTTACTGCAGGAGTCGCAGACCATGAATACCTCCGCTTCACTGACCGACGGCACACATCTGACGGGCGACAACTGGACACAGGCCAACCGCATGCTGATCCGCAAAGCGATTGCCGAGTTCACGCATGAAAAAATCATCACGCCGCAGGCATCGCAGGATGGCAGCTATCAACTGGCGGTGCCGGGCGGTGAAGCAACGTACCATTTCCAGGCGGCGCGGCTGGCGCTGGATCACTGGGAAATCGACGCGAAGTCACTACGCAAGCAGGAGAACGGTCGCGATCTGCCGCTGGATGCGCTGAAGTTTATTGTGGAATTCAATGGCGAGATTGGCATTCCGCAGGCGTTGCTGGCGACCTATATGGAGGAGATCAGCAGCACACTGTGCAGCAGCGTGTATAAACTTCAGAAGAATAATCCCGACAGCCAGGCGCTGGTCTCAGCCGATTTCCAGACCGTGGAAGCGGCAATGACCGAAGGCCATCCCTGCTTCGTCGCTAACAACGGACGTATCGGTTTCGATGCGCAGGATTATCTGGCCTATGCGCCGGAAGCCGCCGCGCCCGTACACCTTATCTGGGTCGCTGTTCACCGCCGCAATGCCCATTTCTCCAGCCTTAGCGGGCTGAGTTATGAACAGTTGATGCGTGATGAGCTGGGCGACACCACCCTGGAACACTTCAATACGCAGCTGGTGAATAAAGGGCGGGCGGTTGAGGACTATATCCTGATGCCTGTGCATCCGTGGCAGTGGCAGAACAAACTGCTGACCGTGTTTGCGGCGGACATCGCTAATCACGATATTGTTTATCTTGGCAGCGGCGACGATGCTTATCAGGCGCAGCAGTCCATCCGCACCTTCTTTAATCGCAGCCAGCCTTCTAAGCGTTATGTGAAAACCGCACTGTCGGTGCTGAACATGGGCTTTATGCGCGGTCTGTCACCCTACTATATGGCGACAACGCCTGCTATTAACGGCTGGCTGGAACAGCTGGTGGCGGGGGATGCGTGGCTTCAACGCTGTGATTTCCGTATCCTGCGCGAAGTCGCTTCCGTCGGCTATCACAACCGCTATTACGAGCAGGCGATCAAAGGCGATTCCGCCTACAAAAAGATGTTTGCAGCGCTGTGGCGGGATAATCCCGCGGCCAGCCTGCAACCTGGCCAGCGTCTGATGACCATGGCCTCATTCCTGCACGTTGATCACCATCAGCAGGCTCTGCTGCCTGCACTGATTGCCGACTCCGGTTTGCCGGCGAAGCAGTGGATTGATCGCTATCTCACCTGCTACCTCAGCCCGCTGCTGCACTGCTTCTATCAGCATGACCTGGTGTTTATGCCGCATGGTGAAAACCTGATCATGCTGCTGGAGAACAACGTGCCAGTCAGTGCTTACATGAAGGATATCGGCGAAGAGATTGCCGTGATGAACCCGGATGCCGTGCTGCCGGAGGGTGTTCAGCGCCTGGCGGTGGATGTGCCGGAGAACCTCAAATTACTGTCGATCTTTACCGATGTATTTGACTGCATCTTCCGCTTTATCAGCGCGATTCTGCATCAGTCAGGAACGCTGCCGGAAGAGGATTTCTGGCAGACGGTGGCGCAATGCGTGAAGGATTATCAGCAGGCGCACCCCGAGCATGCCACTAAGTTCGCCCGTTATGACATGTTTGCGCCGGAGTTTACCCGCTCCTGTCT